TCGACATCTCCATCAGCAGATGGAGCTCCGAACGACCAGCTGGCTCAGCGGCGCGGCTCATGGCAATCGCACCGACATCAAAGAGCGAGGCTGGTTTCTCGAACTCCACGACGCGGGTCTTGGCCTTGTCGAGCTTCGCGAGTTCCAGCGCGCGATCGATCGCATCTTCGATAAAGCCGATCTTGTCGACGAGCCCATGCTTGAGCGCTTGATCGGCCGAGAAAATCTCCCCTGTCGCGAGCTGATCGAGCTTGCTTTCGTCGGCCTTGAAGCCAGGTCGACCCTCTTTGATGATCGACTTGAACCGGCCAAACGACTCGTTCACATATCCTTGAATGATCTCGCGATGCTCCTGCGGAATCGGCTTGGTCATCGTCAGCATTTGCTTCCGCTCGTGGCTGGCAATGCTGTCGTCTTTGATATCGAACTTGGCCATCAATCCGCTGATGTCGTAGTGTGGAATGATCACCCCAATCGAGCCGGTCGTGGTGGTTGGCTCGGCGTAAATCACGTTCTCTTGATCACCCACCGCCATGGAAACATAGTAGCCACCGCTGGCTGCCATGCTCCCCATGCTCACCACTAAGGGAATATCGCTTTTTTCTTTTCGCAGCTTCTTCAGGTGATGCAGGATGTAGTCGCTGCCGGTCACCGTTCCGCCAGGGGAGTCGACGCGCACCACAATCGCTTTCACGTTTTCATCTTTGGCGACGCGATCGATCTGCCGCTTTACAAATCCGTCACCTTCGGCAATCACCCCTTCGATGGAGATGATCGCGATTTTGTCGTCGCCAAACTTGTCGCCGGAGACAAATTTCTCGGTGATTCCGCCCGATGTGTCGAAATACTCCGCCATCGTCGACCACTGAGTCATCAGGATCAAAGCGCACAGAAAAAATGCTGCCCACCCCAGCCAACCGAGGAAACGGGAGAACGTTCCCTGCTGATAAACGATAATCGGCTGCTGGGAATATTGCGGTGCGTTGGCCATGACGAGAAAGCTCCAAACGACAAAAAGGATCGAAGGGCGCACGACCTAACGGCCGATTGACCCCCACTCTCAGAGTGTAGCATGCACATTATTCTAGGCAGCTGGCTCTGCGCGACAATGTACAATCGCGAGGCATTCGCCCTACCAGAGGCACGACCGCGCCATTCGCCATAATCCGCAAGTCGCGCCGTTTGACACCTTCGGTCCCCGGTCTGGTGTTGCAGCAAACAGGGTGAAGCCGGTAAGCTACGCGAGAGATTAGTGGCACGCTGCTATGCCGTGACCGCTTTCAGGGACGATTTTTCGACAGGCTTACGGAAGGGAGACTCTCGCTGTGTTTGTGGCGGCTTCGACGGAGTGTTTTCACGATCTTTCGCTCTCGGCGGCTCTCGATCGCCTCACCGACTTGGAATACACCAACGTCGAGTTGGCTATGTTCGAGGATGGCGACCAGATGAAGCCCTCGCAGATTGCGGCCGATGTCGATGCTGCGCTGAAGATCTGTCGCAACACGCGACGGCTCGACATTGCATCGTTCGATGTGCGCATCATCACCGACACCAAGGCCGAGCACTACAACCAGTTCGAGGCGATCTGCCGACTGGCCAAAGCTGCCAAGGTAGTCACCATTTCGGTCCCCAGCGGAGAGCTTGGCACCCCGTTTAACGAAGAGGTCGAGCACCTCCGTAAACTGGTCGACATTGCCACCCAGCATGGTGTGCGGGTCGGCATGAAGAGCCAGATCGGACGCCTGTCGGAAGATCCCGATACCGTGGCTGTCCTGTGCGACAACTGCAAAGGGCTCGGACTCACCTACGACCCCAGCCAATACATTTTTGGCCCCGCTTACGGCCGCAACACCGACAAGCTCATCAAGTACGTCTATCACACCCACCTGCGCGACACCAATCGCAAAGCACTGCAAGTGCGCGTCGGCCAAGGTGAAATCGAGTACGGCCGGATCGTTACGCTGCTGCAAAAAGCAAAGTACAACCGGGCCCTCTGCGTGAACATCACCGAAATGGCCGATGTCGACCACGTCGGCGAACTTCGCAAGATGCGCCTCCTGCTCGAGAGCTTGCTATAACTGCCACGCAGACGCAGCCACCTCGCAGCTCACTCGCTCCTTGCAGCTACGCAGGCGCTCCTTGCACTCTGCCGTGAGCTATTTCACTTCGCCTGCAGCTCGCTCAGTTTGAGGCGCTGCTGCAGGACGACTTGCCCCGAGGCTTCGCGAATTTGCAAGCGAAGCGTGGGATCGGCCTCTGACCAGTCGATTTGCACCGCGCCGAAGTTGATATCAAAGTAGGTGAGACCGACGCGATAGCGGTTCAGCTCGTTGGCAAACCGGACTCCCGATTTCGTCATGTTGCCGCTCGGCGCGTTGAGACTCGTGCTGGTGATATCAATCAGCGGATAGCCAACCCCCAGCGGATCATCAGCTGCCAGGCGCGAGATCTCCGAGAGATGCCGGTCGCCACTCAGCAGCACCACACCGCTGGCGCGCGTGTCGCGAATCAGCCGAAACAGCCGCTCGCGTTCTTTCGGAAAATTGCCCCACGTTTCCCAGCCGTTTTCGTAGGCAATCACCTGCACTCCCGAGCCGATGATGCGAACTTCGGCTGGCTTGCGAAGCTGCTCCTCGAGCCACTTCCACTGCGCGGGGCCGAGCATGGTGGCCCCTTCATCGGTGTTTTCGGCATAGATGCCGCGGTACCCTTCCCCGGGCTCAGCCGACTTGGTGCTGCGCTTCAGCGGGCTGCGGTGATAGCGCGCGTCGAGCAGAATGATCTGCACCCGTTTTCCTTCGGGGCCGAAGATGCGCGCCGAGTAAACCCCTTCCTGCTGGCGCCGCGCGTCGTCCTGGGGGACCTCGAAAAAGTCGAGAAAGATCTGCTGCGACTCGCGCCGCAGTGGATAGTCGGCCCCGGCATCGTTCCGCCCATAATCGTGATCGTCCCACGTTGCCAAGATCGGGCAGGTCGCTTTGAGTTTCTGATACCCGGGCTGCGCCCCGAGCTGCTCCCACTTCGCCTTCAGCACCTGCATGTCGTCGGTATCGCCGTAGATGTTATCCCCCAAAAACAGAAACGCTTCGGGCTGCATCTCGACCACCGCCTCCCAAATCGGCTGCGGCTTATCTTGCTTCGCACAGGCACCAAACGCGATGCGCGAAAGCGCTGGCTCCTCTCCCCTGGCATTCGATGTTGCCAGCAGCAAACAGGCGAGCGCCACGAACCACCGGCTACAGTTGCAGGAATCAAGCAGCATCGAAAACCTCGCTACAAACCATGCGGATGACGGATTTTTATCAATTCAGGAAAGGCGTTTGCTGAATCGTTCGCAGTTCAAAAT
This window of the Pirellula staleyi DSM 6068 genome carries:
- the sppA gene encoding signal peptide peptidase SppA, which encodes MANAPQYSQQPIIVYQQGTFSRFLGWLGWAAFFLCALILMTQWSTMAEYFDTSGGITEKFVSGDKFGDDKIAIISIEGVIAEGDGFVKRQIDRVAKDENVKAIVVRVDSPGGTVTGSDYILHHLKKLRKEKSDIPLVVSMGSMAASGGYYVSMAVGDQENVIYAEPTTTTGSIGVIIPHYDISGLMAKFDIKDDSIASHERKQMLTMTKPIPQEHREIIQGYVNESFGRFKSIIKEGRPGFKADESKLDQLATGEIFSADQALKHGLVDKIGFIEDAIDRALELAKLDKAKTRVVEFEKPASLFDVGAIAMSRAAEPAGRSELHLLMEMSTPRPYYLLTSLPILAGSHRGRE
- a CDS encoding sugar phosphate isomerase/epimerase; the encoded protein is MFVAASTECFHDLSLSAALDRLTDLEYTNVELAMFEDGDQMKPSQIAADVDAALKICRNTRRLDIASFDVRIITDTKAEHYNQFEAICRLAKAAKVVTISVPSGELGTPFNEEVEHLRKLVDIATQHGVRVGMKSQIGRLSEDPDTVAVLCDNCKGLGLTYDPSQYIFGPAYGRNTDKLIKYVYHTHLRDTNRKALQVRVGQGEIEYGRIVTLLQKAKYNRALCVNITEMADVDHVGELRKMRLLLESLL
- a CDS encoding alkaline phosphatase D family protein, encoding MLLDSCNCSRWFVALACLLLATSNARGEEPALSRIAFGACAKQDKPQPIWEAVVEMQPEAFLFLGDNIYGDTDDMQVLKAKWEQLGAQPGYQKLKATCPILATWDDHDYGRNDAGADYPLRRESQQIFLDFFEVPQDDARRQQEGVYSARIFGPEGKRVQIILLDARYHRSPLKRSTKSAEPGEGYRGIYAENTDEGATMLGPAQWKWLEEQLRKPAEVRIIGSGVQVIAYENGWETWGNFPKERERLFRLIRDTRASGVVLLSGDRHLSEISRLAADDPLGVGYPLIDITSTSLNAPSGNMTKSGVRFANELNRYRVGLTYFDINFGAVQIDWSEADPTLRLQIREASGQVVLQQRLKLSELQAK